One window of Tepidibacillus fermentans genomic DNA carries:
- a CDS encoding SHOCT domain-containing protein — translation MLNLILTVIVAYYLVKTGDLFKLIKLAKKFIVDLFVSLKKETESATATQTQQAVNPIEILKIRYAKGEISESEFEKMRRIF, via the coding sequence ATGTTAAATTTAATTCTGACGGTTATTGTTGCGTATTACCTTGTAAAAACAGGTGATTTGTTTAAATTGATTAAACTAGCAAAAAAATTCATCGTAGATCTCTTCGTTTCTCTTAAAAAAGAAACTGAATCAGCAACAGCGACGCAAACACAGCAAGCAGTTAACCCGATTGAGATTCTAAAAATTCGCTATGCGAAAGGCGAAATCAGTGAAAGTGAATTTGAAAAGATGAGAAGGATTTTTTAA
- a CDS encoding winged helix-turn-helix transcriptional regulator, producing MEDLHLCPKFEYAFELLGKRWTGLIIRVLLHGPKRFKDISEVIPNMSDKMLVDRLKQLEEAGIIVRKVYPETPVRIEYELTEKGVALTPVMDAVQQWADSWVK from the coding sequence ATGGAAGACTTACATTTATGTCCGAAATTCGAATATGCATTTGAGCTTTTAGGGAAACGTTGGACAGGTTTAATCATTCGTGTTCTTCTCCATGGGCCAAAACGATTTAAAGATATCTCCGAGGTCATTCCAAATATGAGTGATAAGATGCTCGTTGACCGTTTAAAACAATTAGAGGAAGCCGGTATTATCGTTAGAAAGGTTTATCCAGAGACTCCCGTTCGAATTGAATACGAATTGACTGAAAAAGGTGTGGCCCTAACCCCTGTGATGGATGCCGTACAACAATGGGCCGATTCTTGGGTTAAGTAA